One Varibaculum prostatecancerukia genomic window, CGCTCGCCAATCGGAGACGGCGCGAAAGTAGTTTCGCGGATGCCAGAGCCGGGCAACCCGAAAAACCCTGGGAGATAAAGATTCGCCTGGGAGTGGGAGCTGCGGGAGCGGCTACCGCCTTTGACCCTTGGGAAAATCATTTACACCCTGGCCAGTCAGCAGGTGAAGACGGGGGAGTGGAGCTGATTCCCAGCCCGACCAGGTTCCCCTTCCTGCCCGTCGATCAAGACGGCATAGACCGCGCCTGTCAGCAGGCATTCCAGATTCAGGTTTATGGGCTGCAAAAACGTCTGCAGGCTGTCGGCAATCCCAAGATGGTGTTGGGAGTATCCGGAGGGCTAGATTCTACTCAGGCTCTTTTGGTGTGTGCCCAGGTGGCCGCGCGCCTCGGCCTCGATAAATCCCAGATCTTGGCCTATACCTTGCCCGGTTTCGCCACCTCAGCAGGAACTAAATCTCACGCCTTTAAACTGTGTGAATCCTTGGGGATTAAGTGCGAGGAAATCGATATTCGCCCGGCTGCCCGGCAAATGCTCGCCGATATGGGGCATCCTTTCGCCGAAGGCGCCGCCCAATATGATGTAACCTTCGAGAACGTGCAGGCGGGGCTGCGCACCGACTACCTGTTCCGGATCGCCAACCACCGGGGCGGCCTAGTGATTGGAACTGGGGATTTATCTGAGGGTGCGCTGGGGTGGTGCACTTATGGGGTGGGCGACCATATGTCGCATTATTCGGTTAACCCCGGAATCCCCAAAACCATGCTGCAACACATGATTCGCTGGGTCTGCCGGCAAAACCTGTTCGGTGAAGCCTGCACGAAAGTGCTGAAAGATATTTTGGCGCAAGAAATCTCCCCGGAACTGATTCCGGGAGGCGAGGAAAAACTGCAATCCACCCAGGACACTATCGGCCCTTACGAGCTACACGAATTCTTCCTCTACCACCTGCTATTAGGGCGCGAACCCCGCGATATTGCCTATCTGGCGCACCAGGCGTGGGCAGATAAACAAAAGGGGCTATGGCCGGCAGACCTGCCAGAATCAGATCGTCACCAATACGATTTGGCAACTATTTTGCGCTGGTTGCGCGAGTTTTTGCGCCGCTTCTTTACCTCCCAGTTCAAACGGACTTGCGTGCCTGGCGGGCCAGGAATAACTGCTGGATTCGGTCTCAGTCCCCGCGGTGATCTGCGGATGCCCTCGGATATTTCCGGAGAAATTTGGATTAAACAGGTTGACGAGTTGCTTTCGGCTTTAGAGGACGAAAAGTAGGCTATTAGTCGCTAAAGCCATGCGGTGATTCCGTTCGTCGAGGGAAGCGCCTCGCCCGTCCTCGCCTGGTACCTAACTCTTCATTAGCAGGAAACGCTGCGTCCTCCCTACGGATATTTCCTTTTGTCCAAAGAGAGCCGCAGCTACCTAAGAGAGCTAGAGCACCTCAAATTAACTAAGCGGGTGCGATGGGATATTTTGGAAGCAAAGAAGAAAAATCGGTGAAACCAGGGCGCTTACCCCCGCTGGTTATTGCCCATGAAAATGGCGGTTATCCGCCCAACTTTAGGAGGAACAGTGAGCGAACGCGAAGCGACGCTAACCCCGGAAATACTATCTGAACTGCGCAAAGACTTCTACGCGGATCCGCGCGGTAAGTTAATGCAAAACGCGGTTACCAACTCAGATATTGACCAGGTGGCGCAAAATCACCAAGTGGTGGCGTATGCGGATCGTTCCATGTCCCACAAGATAGATGCTTGGCCGGTGGCTAACCAAAAGAAATCGGGACGCTGCTGGCTATTCGCCGGTCTGAATCTGCTGCGTTCCTCCATGATTAAGCGACTAAATGTCGAGAACTTCGAGTTTTCCCAGGCCTACCTGTTCTATTGGGACAAACTAGAAAAAGCCAACTATTTCTTTGAATCCCAGATTGAGCTGGCGGATCGAGATATCGATGACCGCACGGTCGCCCACCTGCTAGCCGACCCGATTGGGGATGGGGGACAGTGGAATATGTTCGTGGCGCTAGTCGATAAATACGGGGTGGTTCCAAAGTGGGCAATGCCAGAAACCGAATCCTCCTCTAACTCAAAGAAAATGGATCGGATCCTGGAACGTTACCTGCGGGAAGGGGCGCTGGCCCTGCGAAAAGCCGCGCAAAAAAATCCCGAAACTGTCGCCGAAGTTAAAGCTAGCCTGCTGGGTGGGGTACACCGGATTCTTAATATCCACCTGGGAACGCCCCCGGAAAAGTTCGTGTGGCAATACAACGATAAAGACAATAAGTTTGAGCGGCTAGGGGAAGTGACTCCCCAACAGTTCGCGGATAAATATATCGTCAATGACCTGCGTAACTATATTTGCCTAGTTAATGATCCGCGCGAAGCTAACCCTTACGGGAAAACTTATACCGTGGATCGGCTGGGTAACGTGCTGGGAGCTGCTCCGGTACGGTACCTAAATGTACCGATGCAGGTAATGAAGGATTGTGCGGCCACCGTACTGCAGGCAGGAAAACCGGTTTGGTTCGGTTGCGACACCGAGCAGCAGGCAGATCGGGAGTTTTCCCTTTGGGACAAGAACCTCTACGACTATGGCGGAGTATATGGGGTACATTTCGGGATGGACAAGCAAGAACGCCTGCTTTCCCACGAATCCTTAATGACGCACGCCATGTTGTTCGTGGGGGTCGATATATTGGACGGCAAACCGCGTCGTTGGCGGGTAGAAAACTCTTGGGGCTGCGAAGACCGTGCTGACGAGGGGTTTTATACTATGAATGATTCCTGGTTTGACGAGTACGTTTTTGAAATCGCGGTGCATCGTGACCGGCTCCCCGAAGAATACCGGGAGGTTATCGATTCTAAGGATGAGCCGATAGTGTTGCCGGCTTGGGATCCGATGGGGTCGCTGGCCTAGACCTTGGGCGGTAGGTTCTAGGGAAATTTTCCCTAGATTCCGGTGGGCATGATCATGCCGCCGTAGGGAGCCAGAATAAAAAGCGTTACCGAAAGGGCGAAAAGGCCAAGGCAGTCAAGCTGCCAGGAACGCACTGCACACCAGGCGTTTGGGGAGCGGTCAAATAGCCGGTAAACCCCCAGTAGCAGCAGCATTAGAGAAAACATGCGGCTGGCGAACACCGGATGCCCGATGAAACCTAAGGTAACTATGCCGATAATTCCTATCAGTAGCGCCGCGGTGCAGGCGCGACGCCAGAGACGATTATTCGACAAATCCATGTCCCCAGTTTAACTGGGACAAGATAGAGAGTAGCTAAAACAGTAGGCTGGGAGTTGTGTTTAAGTCCTATCGAGAGATTTTTGCTTACCCCGGTGCGCTCAGTTTTTCCATCGCCGGGGCGATTGCGCGTTTTCCGATGGCGATGGCAGGGCTTTCTACCCTGTTAATGATTTCTACCCTTTACGGGGAATATTCCCTGGCGGGACAGGTGAACGCGGTAGTGGTGATTACCATGGCAGCGGCCTCGCCAATCCAGGCGCAGCTGGTGGATCGGCATGGGCAAGCAAAAATTTTGCGTCCTCTGGTAGCTGCCTCCCTGATTTTGTTGGCTGCTTTAACTGTGGCGACCCTCTATCATGCTCCGCGCTGGACGCTCTATGTAATTGCTGCCCTTTCGGGGGCTACTACCGGCTCTTTCGGGGCTTTCGTGAGGGCGCGCTGGACTCATCTTTTAGCCGGTTCCCGCAAACTGAACACGGCCTATGCTTTTGAGGCCGCCCTCGACGAAGTTATTTTTATTTTCGGTCCGATTATTGCCACCGTCCTGGCCACAGTCGTGCATCCGGCAGCGGGAATCATCGCGTGCCTGCTGACTTCGGGAATCGGTGGCTTCTGGTTCTTGGCGCAGCGGCAAACCGAGCCCACTCCCCGCGGGAAAGCTGATTTCTCTCCTGAGGAAGCAAAACCGCTACTGAAATCGGCAGCGATGGTGGTGTTAGGGACAATCTTCATGCTCTGCGGCCTCACTTTTGGTGCCCTAGATTTAACCGTAGTGGCCTATTGCCGGGAAATCGGTTTGCCCCAAATCGCCGGCATCCTGCTAGCCATGTTCGGGGTTACTTCCTTTTTAGCCGCGATAATCTATGGTGCTAAAGAGTGGGGAATCTCGGCTTTGCGCCTGTTCGTAGGGGGAATCATCCTGATGGCGCTGGGCTTTTCCACCTTTTTCTTCGCATCCAACGCCTGGATTTTAGGGCTCTGCCTGGCGCTAACTGGCGCCACCTACGCGCCCACCATGACCAATGCGACCAATATTTTGGCTAATCTGGTTCCCTCTTCCCGTTTCACCGAAGGCATGGCCTGGTTAAACACTTTCTTTACCTTGGGAATCTCGGCGGGCGCCTGGATTGGGGGCAACGTAGTGGACGCGGGCGGAGCCCGGGCTGGTCTGTGGGTGGTGATCGCCGCGGCTTGGGCGATCCTCGCGGTTGTCTTGGCAGGTTCTCTGCCTTTGCGTAACTCGCTGCGCCGCGCCTATAAGCGCCGCCTAGTGGCAGTGGACCTGCACCTGGCAAAGCCAGATTCACCAGATTTGCATCCTCAAGGTGACCCCAGGAAGAAAGGCAAGTCCCTGGGCTAGTGTCTGTGTCGGTATTGGGGAAAGGTAAGCCAATCCCCGACAGGTTATTTTGCGCGATAAATATGTCTACGGAAAAGCGTAAAGACAATCAGACCCAGTACAGCAGTGCAGCCACAAATTAGCATCAAATTCGCGTAGCTGGCAGCGTCTCCAGTGGCTCCAGTAAATGAAGATCCTGCGAGAGTGTTAGCTCCCATTAGGCTGCCGATGATGGAGATACCGATAGAGGCGGTCACGTTCATGATCAGGTCATTCATACCCACACCTCGCCCGGATTCCTCTTTAGGTACGGTGCCTAGCACGGTGGAAACTACCGGCGAATACATCAGGCCGCATCCAGCGTAGAAAACGCAAGCAAAAATGGTGAGCTGCAAGAATCCTGATTCCACGCTGAAAGCGGCTCCAAACCAGCCGACGGTCATCAGAGTACCGGCGGTATAGATTCCAGCCTGTTTCCCTATTTTTCCTACAATCGCACCGGAGCTTATTCCTACTATCGCTGCCACCACAAATGCCCAGACAATGTAATGCGAAACCTTCGTGGTGGTCATTCCATACATGGTGGTCCCGATGGCGTTGAAGATGGGCGAGATGCAGTAGTTCACGGAGTAAAAGACAAGTATCAGGCTGATTGCCAGCACCCAGCGGGTATTTTTGAAAAATTCGGGGGTAATAAACGGATGCTTCGCTTTATTGATATAGATAGCGAAAATGCAGAATAGCGCCAGAGCTACTGCCAGCATCCACCAGTTCATGTAGGTGAAGAATAGCGTCAGAATTGCTACCGCTACACCGAAGATGGTGAACCCGGTGGCGTCAATTTTCTCTCCGGTACTGCTCTTATCGGGAAGAGAATGTAGCAGTAAAGGCAAGAATAGGATGGTTACTGCAGGTACCAGGAAGAGATACTGCCAGGCGATGGCGCTTAGTAAACCGGCAGAGAAAACCCCGATAGAGGCAGATAATTGATAACCGGCGGTAAACAGCCCGAAGAAAATAACTTTTAACTCGTCCTTCAGATATTTGGTGGCAATAACCAGAAATACGGAACCGGCTACCTGTTCCCCAGCGGTTTGTAACACCCGCGCGATAATCACTGTCCAGAGGTTAGGGGTGAAGCAAAAATTTGCTACAAACCCAAATATGGAGCCAATAAAGAGAGTGATAAGCCCCAAGACTACGAGCTTCTTTAGAGAAACAAAATCTCCTAGAGATCCGTAAATGAAGCAAACAATACCCAAAACGATACTGGGAAACGCGGTAATGAGGGAGGCCTGCATGGGCGCACCAACATCCGTTCCCACCTGGGTGTACACAAGGTTGAATCCTTGCAGACACAGAGTACCTAAAATAAAAGTAATTAATAGGGGGATGAGGGCGCGGATTGCCATTTTATTGCTGGTTTCCGGGTCGGAAAATGGATCAACCTTCGCGCTAGTCGGTTTGGGATTGGTTTTCATAGTCTGCTTCTTTTCTGGATTGGATGAATGAGTAATCGTGCTACTTAGCTGAGCGAGCCACTGAACCTATTCGGGTCATAAACTCGTCGAGGAAGCGGGGTACGTCCACTGCGACAGCCACTTCCATTGTTTTTTGGGGATCGTTAAGCCGTTCGACATCGCCGATTGTGCGACCACGAGTAGGCTCGCTGCAATCTACTTTCATATTTATCGGCAAGGTTTCTACCAGACTGGAATCTGCCGCGACGGCTACGGCGAGCGGATCGTGTAAGCCGCATCCTCCCAGATGAGGGGCGGTGGTTTCGTAAGCTTTAATGTAATAGTCGGTCATATCGGCGAGGAACTCTCCGGCTGGGGTTCCAACGGCGCGCCATTGCTGGGTTTCTTTATAGGTAAGAAGAGTCTGCAAAGTAACGTCCAAACCTATCATGGTGGCGGGTATCCCGGAGCGGAACACCAGGTCAGCTGCTTCTGGATCTTGAGAGATGTTGGCTTCTGCGCAAGCGTTAACATTCCCACCGACTGTGAGGGCGCCTCCCATAAGCACAACTTTGCCGATTTGCTTAGTGATATCAGGGGCTTTCTCTATGGCGGCAGCTAGATTTGTGAGTGGCCCGGTGGGGACATAAATCAGTTCTTTGCCGTAGGTTTCTACTGCTTCAATCAGAAAATCGACTGCCGATTTCTTTTCAGCGCTGCGGGTTGAGGAGGGGATATCAACATCGCCAATCCCATTAAGGCCGTGAATAAAATGGGATATTTCTAGCACTTCAAACTGAGAGGCGGTACGAGCATGGGAGATGCCGGGAAATACTTTTACTTCGGGGTGTCCAAGAACGTCTGTTACCGCCAAAGAGTTTTGTATTCCTTGTTCTAGTAACACATTTCCGAAAGTGCCGGTGATGGCAATCAGATCTAACTCGGGGCTTCCCAATGCATAGGCGATAGCTAATGCATCGTCCACTCCGGTGTCTAAATCTAGGATCAGCTTCTTTGCCACAATTGTCTCCTTTTCTGATTTCTTCACAGGCGTCACTGCAGAACAAGAGCGAAGTCTTCAATGAAGGTTATTTCAGGTAAATATATCAAAGGAGCGCGCCGCAGATGACGGAAATGCGCGCCAAATTTTTTCTGAAATTCAGTTAATGAATCAAGGCGAATTCCTCGTTTGCCAAAGCTAAGTACGGCCTGGTTGACGCGCTCAATATACCTAAGGCACGTCGAACCCTTGTGTAATTATGTACTACAAATATGTAGTTATTATCTAAAAATAAATTCGAATGGGAATTGAAGTGGATATATATGTAAATCCTAGAGTCCAAGAACACCACCCAGATATGAGCCCGGCAACGGTACAAGAAGCGTGGAATACCACCCTAAGATGCATTCCCCGCGACACTGATCCCGTCAAATGGGTAGGGGTTGGAATCGCGGACGGTAAGCTAATCGAATATATTGCCATCGAAAATAACGATGAAACCTGGCATATTTTCCAGGATATGAAAGCGAGCAAAAAGACGTTAAGAGAGGTAGGGCTAGAAAAATGAAATGGACGGCCACAAACGGAACAACCTACAACGACGAACAAGTCGAGCAGTGGGCGAAGGTGCAAGAAAGCGAAGCTGAATACAGCGGCGAACACCTTACCTCCACGATGTCTGGCCGGCCTGTTAGTGTCGGGAAAAATGCTCATCCCTTTAAGATCCGACTAGACGAAGCACGTCGAAACAAGATCAATACCATAGCTAAGGAACTGGGTACTACCCCCAGCCATCTGGTACGCGACCTTATCGATGCTTTATAGTCGCAGTCAGATAAAACCAAGAGCTAGATTTGAGTGCTTTAAACTAACCCGGGCGAGGGGACTAGCCCAGGCTCTTGGTTCCAGTTGTCTTTTAACACGGCTTTTTGCAGGTGGTGGCGCGTTGCAGTAAGGAGGGACGAATCGTGATTTCCTGCCCGGGCTCCCCCGGGGCAGCGTAGCGCTTAGCTAAGGCGGTAACGGCTTGCTCGCCCAATTGCCCCGCATGTTGGTCGATCGAAGTAATCGAAAACTCTTCTAACTGTCCCAAATAGGTATCGTCATAGGTGATTAACCCACAGTCTTTACCTGGTTCCATCCCGAGGGCGCGCAGCGCGGTACAGGCTTCGATCGCTATCAGATTGTTGTGGGCAATGAATGCCGGTCGCTTGGCCACTGACCCCTCTAGGCACTGACGGATTTGTTCACCCGGTTCCAGGTCGGGCAGTAAGGCTTGGAATCCCGGGAATTTCTTTTTCTTTTTGCGCAAGCTTTCAAAAGCTGCCCGCTGCGCTTTACGACGAGTAACTACTGCCTGATCAACGCTTTCCGGACTGGACAGAGAAAAGATACGGTCATAGCCGCACTCGGCCAGGTGAGTGATTGCCAAGCGAGCAGCCGCGTCCTCGTCGATATGGATAGAGTCAATTTTTCCCGCCACGTACTTTAATCCCAGAACTGCAAGCGGGAAGGTTTCAGATAGGCGCGCCAGGCGTTCTTGGGAGGAGGCAGGTGAGATCAGGATGACCCCAATGGTCTGCATCTCCTGGTAGCGGTTTATCAGGTTCCACTCTTTTTCCGGATCCTGCCGTGCGGTCGACACCAGCGATAACAGTTTGTTTTCTTCTGCGGCCAGCCGTAGCGAGTCCTCTACCTCTTCAAAGAAAGGATTTTGTAGGTCGGGGAGAATTACCCCTAGTAAGTCAGTTCCGGAGGTCGATAAGAA contains:
- a CDS encoding nucleoside hydrolase → MAKKLILDLDTGVDDALAIAYALGSPELDLIAITGTFGNVLLEQGIQNSLAVTDVLGHPEVKVFPGISHARTASQFEVLEISHFIHGLNGIGDVDIPSSTRSAEKKSAVDFLIEAVETYGKELIYVPTGPLTNLAAAIEKAPDITKQIGKVVLMGGALTVGGNVNACAEANISQDPEAADLVFRSGIPATMIGLDVTLQTLLTYKETQQWRAVGTPAGEFLADMTDYYIKAYETTAPHLGGCGLHDPLAVAVAADSSLVETLPINMKVDCSEPTRGRTIGDVERLNDPQKTMEVAVAVDVPRFLDEFMTRIGSVARSAK
- a CDS encoding MFS transporter, which encodes MFKSYREIFAYPGALSFSIAGAIARFPMAMAGLSTLLMISTLYGEYSLAGQVNAVVVITMAAASPIQAQLVDRHGQAKILRPLVAASLILLAALTVATLYHAPRWTLYVIAALSGATTGSFGAFVRARWTHLLAGSRKLNTAYAFEAALDEVIFIFGPIIATVLATVVHPAAGIIACLLTSGIGGFWFLAQRQTEPTPRGKADFSPEEAKPLLKSAAMVVLGTIFMLCGLTFGALDLTVVAYCREIGLPQIAGILLAMFGVTSFLAAIIYGAKEWGISALRLFVGGIILMALGFSTFFFASNAWILGLCLALTGATYAPTMTNATNILANLVPSSRFTEGMAWLNTFFTLGISAGAWIGGNVVDAGGARAGLWVVIAAAWAILAVVLAGSLPLRNSLRRAYKRRLVAVDLHLAKPDSPDLHPQGDPRKKGKSLG
- a CDS encoding LacI family DNA-binding transcriptional regulator, coding for MSRGLVSLALSDSPRVNAETKANILRVASEMGYVRNQNAAFLSTSGTDLLGVILPDLQNPFFEEVEDSLRLAAEENKLLSLVSTARQDPEKEWNLINRYQEMQTIGVILISPASSQERLARLSETFPLAVLGLKYVAGKIDSIHIDEDAAARLAITHLAECGYDRIFSLSSPESVDQAVVTRRKAQRAAFESLRKKKKKFPGFQALLPDLEPGEQIRQCLEGSVAKRPAFIAHNNLIAIEACTALRALGMEPGKDCGLITYDDTYLGQLEEFSITSIDQHAGQLGEQAVTALAKRYAAPGEPGQEITIRPSLLQRATTCKKPC
- a CDS encoding C1 family peptidase, which produces MSEREATLTPEILSELRKDFYADPRGKLMQNAVTNSDIDQVAQNHQVVAYADRSMSHKIDAWPVANQKKSGRCWLFAGLNLLRSSMIKRLNVENFEFSQAYLFYWDKLEKANYFFESQIELADRDIDDRTVAHLLADPIGDGGQWNMFVALVDKYGVVPKWAMPETESSSNSKKMDRILERYLREGALALRKAAQKNPETVAEVKASLLGGVHRILNIHLGTPPEKFVWQYNDKDNKFERLGEVTPQQFADKYIVNDLRNYICLVNDPREANPYGKTYTVDRLGNVLGAAPVRYLNVPMQVMKDCAATVLQAGKPVWFGCDTEQQADREFSLWDKNLYDYGGVYGVHFGMDKQERLLSHESLMTHAMLFVGVDILDGKPRRWRVENSWGCEDRADEGFYTMNDSWFDEYVFEIAVHRDRLPEEYREVIDSKDEPIVLPAWDPMGSLA
- a CDS encoding CopG family transcriptional regulator encodes the protein MKWTATNGTTYNDEQVEQWAKVQESEAEYSGEHLTSTMSGRPVSVGKNAHPFKIRLDEARRNKINTIAKELGTTPSHLVRDLIDAL
- a CDS encoding MFS transporter; translated protein: MKTNPKPTSAKVDPFSDPETSNKMAIRALIPLLITFILGTLCLQGFNLVYTQVGTDVGAPMQASLITAFPSIVLGIVCFIYGSLGDFVSLKKLVVLGLITLFIGSIFGFVANFCFTPNLWTVIIARVLQTAGEQVAGSVFLVIATKYLKDELKVIFFGLFTAGYQLSASIGVFSAGLLSAIAWQYLFLVPAVTILFLPLLLHSLPDKSSTGEKIDATGFTIFGVAVAILTLFFTYMNWWMLAVALALFCIFAIYINKAKHPFITPEFFKNTRWVLAISLILVFYSVNYCISPIFNAIGTTMYGMTTTKVSHYIVWAFVVAAIVGISSGAIVGKIGKQAGIYTAGTLMTVGWFGAAFSVESGFLQLTIFACVFYAGCGLMYSPVVSTVLGTVPKEESGRGVGMNDLIMNVTASIGISIIGSLMGANTLAGSSFTGATGDAASYANLMLICGCTAVLGLIVFTLFRRHIYRAK
- a CDS encoding NAD(+) synthase, which codes for MNMTFSSPYTHGFARVAAITIPSHPGQPDRNVPEIAAAVRKAARQGVCIAVFPEMSISGYTLDDLVFSERLLDSVEKGIERLAKATSDCAQLIVVGAPLRMAGQIYDCAVFLARGKVVALTPKVFPSNATYEKRYFTSGAHLPADARWEAPQIPGVSEAPIGNGIINIEDVAGLAVGAEVGSDGTAARSLSLALALQGARVIVNPAAYPATLGGGEQQKLLAAATSRRGICAYVHAGAGNGESSSDAAWEGRTFIYQDGSKLAETEPFPSETQIALADIDLTALANRRRRESSFADARAGQPEKPWEIKIRLGVGAAGAATAFDPWENHLHPGQSAGEDGGVELIPSPTRFPFLPVDQDGIDRACQQAFQIQVYGLQKRLQAVGNPKMVLGVSGGLDSTQALLVCAQVAARLGLDKSQILAYTLPGFATSAGTKSHAFKLCESLGIKCEEIDIRPAARQMLADMGHPFAEGAAQYDVTFENVQAGLRTDYLFRIANHRGGLVIGTGDLSEGALGWCTYGVGDHMSHYSVNPGIPKTMLQHMIRWVCRQNLFGEACTKVLKDILAQEISPELIPGGEEKLQSTQDTIGPYELHEFFLYHLLLGREPRDIAYLAHQAWADKQKGLWPADLPESDRHQYDLATILRWLREFLRRFFTSQFKRTCVPGGPGITAGFGLSPRGDLRMPSDISGEIWIKQVDELLSALEDEK